One part of the Neisseria zalophi genome encodes these proteins:
- a CDS encoding ABC transporter permease, with translation MKLLHTSKLLLPRIWLILCIILLLIPLSVIVAALGEFDTEIWTFLLDYQLPELLKNTFFLILGVGIGVTVLGTSCAWLTAMYDFPLRRFFFWALMLPMAVPAYVLAFTQLGLFDYTGPINTIIREHYNIEQFLPEVRNGFGLTVVMSLTFYPYVYLLARNAFMSMGQRALEAGASLGLSPKSAFFKLALPMARPWVAGGSILALMEVLADFGTVSVFGYDTFTTAIYQAWFDFYSLETAKQLAALLITLVFILLALEQLSRGNRRFNQSGKAQQHRRKPLSDGLKWLATIYCSLILLFAFFIPLIQLGFWAYETWDDGFNTSLWLHAWHSFAAGLAAAVLTAITALLLALAKRTDKSRFAAVAARIATLGYGIPGTVLAVGIFVPVAWLDNILIAHLNLPEDTTAIFKGTLVVMLIAYLIRFLAIAYASAEAGLERISPSQTEAARSLGCTSIGVLRRIYLPLLKGSLGTALLMVFVDVMKEMPITLMTRPYDWDTLAIRVYAFTIEGQFANAALPALFIVLTGLLPVILFSRTESKQ, from the coding sequence ATGAAATTATTACATACTTCCAAGCTTTTACTACCACGTATATGGCTGATATTGTGCATCATACTTTTACTAATCCCTTTATCTGTGATCGTTGCCGCTTTAGGGGAATTCGACACTGAAATCTGGACATTCTTACTTGATTACCAACTACCCGAATTATTAAAAAATACATTTTTTCTCATACTGGGTGTCGGTATTGGGGTAACCGTTCTCGGCACATCATGTGCATGGTTGACGGCCATGTATGACTTTCCACTTCGACGTTTTTTCTTTTGGGCATTAATGCTACCCATGGCTGTGCCTGCTTATGTCCTGGCATTCACCCAACTGGGCTTATTCGACTATACCGGTCCGATTAATACCATTATCCGAGAGCACTACAATATCGAACAATTTCTCCCCGAAGTCCGCAACGGTTTCGGCTTGACCGTAGTGATGAGTTTAACGTTTTATCCTTACGTTTACTTACTTGCCAGAAATGCATTTATGAGCATGGGACAACGAGCATTAGAAGCAGGTGCATCATTAGGCCTTTCTCCCAAAAGCGCTTTTTTCAAGTTAGCCCTACCTATGGCCCGCCCTTGGGTTGCAGGTGGCAGTATTTTAGCTTTAATGGAAGTATTAGCAGACTTCGGTACCGTCTCAGTATTCGGTTACGACACTTTCACCACCGCTATTTATCAAGCTTGGTTTGATTTCTATTCATTAGAAACGGCTAAACAGCTTGCCGCCCTACTGATTACACTGGTATTTATTTTATTAGCCTTAGAACAACTGAGCCGTGGCAACAGGCGCTTTAACCAATCAGGCAAGGCTCAACAACATCGCCGGAAACCACTTTCAGACGGCCTAAAATGGTTAGCTACAATTTATTGCAGCCTCATTTTATTATTTGCTTTTTTTATACCACTGATACAACTTGGCTTTTGGGCTTATGAAACATGGGATGACGGCTTCAATACATCTTTGTGGTTACACGCATGGCACTCATTTGCTGCTGGTTTGGCTGCGGCAGTGCTAACCGCAATAACTGCTTTGTTACTAGCACTTGCCAAGCGCACAGACAAAAGCCGCTTTGCTGCGGTTGCTGCACGCATTGCAACCTTAGGTTACGGCATTCCCGGCACCGTATTGGCTGTCGGAATTTTTGTACCCGTTGCGTGGTTAGATAATATTTTAATCGCCCACTTAAATTTACCGGAAGATACAACAGCTATTTTTAAAGGCACACTGGTCGTCATGCTTATCGCTTATTTAATACGTTTTCTTGCTATTGCTTATGCTTCGGCAGAAGCAGGCTTAGAACGAATAAGCCCTTCACAAACGGAAGCTGCCCGCTCACTCGGTTGCACAAGCATCGGAGTATTACGTCGTATTTACCTACCGCTATTAAAAGGTTCTCTCGGTACGGCCTTATTAATGGTATTTGTTGATGTTATGAAAGAAATGCCGATTACCCTAATGACACGTCCTTATGACTGGGATACTTTGGCCATAAGAGTTTATGCTTTTACGATTGAAGGACAATTTGCCAATGCCGCCCTTCCCGCCCTATTTATTGTGCTAACCGGACTGCTACCCGTTATACTTTTTTCCCGTACGGAGTCAAAACAATGA
- a CDS encoding ABC transporter ATP-binding protein → MILEVEQINLSFDQKPVLQDFSFILNKGEIACLLGSSGCGKTTALRTIAGFEQPDSGKIILNGKILSDGLTFIPPHQRRIGMVFQDYALFPHLTAAQNIAFGISKQPADKRHKRVTELLDLIDLPNCGKRYPHQLSGGQQQRIALARALAPKPDLILLDEPFSNLDADLRAQLSKEIRQLLKKENTSAILVTHDQQEAFAIADKIGLMSTGRLKQWDTPYKLYHEPTDIYTARFIGTSFMLRGKVINDYCIQLPIGTFRGSLPSSYHYGDNLNVLIRPDNIIYDDTSPITAEIIDKDFKGNHFVYLLKINSGETVSVQIPAHHHNHPIGSHIGIRMNLEHLIAFPI, encoded by the coding sequence ATGATTTTAGAAGTTGAACAAATAAACTTATCATTTGACCAGAAGCCTGTTTTACAAGATTTCAGTTTCATACTGAATAAAGGAGAGATTGCCTGCCTACTCGGGTCTTCCGGATGTGGGAAAACGACAGCCCTACGTACGATAGCAGGCTTTGAACAACCCGATAGCGGTAAAATCATATTAAATGGAAAAATCCTTTCAGACGGCCTCACATTTATCCCGCCTCATCAACGCCGTATTGGTATGGTCTTTCAAGACTATGCCTTATTCCCACATTTGACCGCTGCACAAAATATTGCTTTTGGCATTAGCAAGCAACCAGCAGATAAACGTCACAAGCGTGTTACAGAATTACTTGATTTAATTGACTTACCTAATTGCGGAAAACGCTATCCCCATCAACTTTCAGGCGGACAACAACAGCGTATCGCATTGGCTCGCGCACTGGCACCAAAGCCCGACTTAATTCTACTTGATGAACCTTTTTCTAATCTTGATGCAGACTTACGTGCGCAACTTTCTAAAGAAATACGCCAGCTACTCAAAAAAGAAAATACTAGCGCTATCTTAGTAACTCACGACCAACAAGAAGCTTTTGCGATAGCCGATAAAATCGGCCTGATGTCAACAGGCCGTCTGAAACAATGGGACACCCCTTACAAACTATATCATGAGCCGACTGATATCTATACAGCCCGTTTTATTGGTACAAGTTTCATGCTAAGAGGCAAAGTAATCAATGATTACTGTATACAACTTCCTATAGGCACATTTCGTGGCTCACTACCTTCTTCTTACCATTATGGTGATAATTTAAATGTATTAATCCGACCAGACAACATCATTTATGATGATACTAGTCCCATTACTGCTGAAATTATAGATAAAGACTTTAAAGGCAATCACTTTGTTTATTTGCTCAAAATTAATAGTGGTGAAACCGTATCTGTACAAATACCAGCCCATCATCATAATCACCCTATTGGTAGCCATATTGGCATTCGTATGAATTTAGAGCATTTAATTGCTTTTCCAATCTAG
- a CDS encoding penicillin-binding protein 1A, with protein MIKKIITTCIGLILGLILFVVGLVAIAILITYPKLPSLEAVQHYQPKMPLTVYSSDGEVIGVYGEERRSFTKITDFPTVLKNAVIAAEDKRFYDHWGVDTIGVVRAAISNMTGGVQSGASTITQQVARNFYLSNERTFTRKFNEALLAYKIEKSLTKDQILELYFNQIYLGQRAYGFAAASQIYFNKDARDLTLAEATILAGLPKAPSTFNPIVNPERAKLRQKYILNNMVEEKMITPQERDQALTEELTYKRYTQKIDQSALYVAEMVRQELYEKYGEEAYTQGFKVYTTVSTANQRVATEALRKTLRGFDRGSSYRGAENYLDLSKTDNVEETIGQYLSTLYTVDSMVPAVVLNTSKKGVEIQLPNGNQTTLSSSELGFAARAVNNQKMGDRQIRKGAVIRVKQNGKQWRVAQEPLLQGALVSLDAKTGAVRALVGGYDFHSKTFNRATQAQRQPGSSFKPFVYSAGLAKGMTMATVINDAPLSLPGQGRNGRAWNPKNSDGRYSGFITLKQALTASKNMVSIRILMAIGTDYAKEYIQRFGFKPSEIPAGLSMALGTGETTPLKMAEGYTVFANGGYKVSSYVIDRIYDGRGRLRAQMRPLVAGENAPQAIDPRNAYIMYKMMQDVVRLGTATRARALGRSDIAGKTGTTNDNKDAWFVGFNPDIVTAVYIGYDKPHSMGRAGYGGTIALPVWVEYMRFALKGIPVKGMKAPEGMVSRNGYYFLKEQQTTNPDLPLDNRSSRPVRNEEQDANTEPKKQANAVSPEEYKPIEKPLEPLNSKGNTGGNNRPEPLAPGNSQLDSLF; from the coding sequence ATGATTAAAAAAATTATAACGACCTGTATTGGTTTGATTTTAGGTTTAATACTTTTTGTTGTAGGTTTGGTTGCAATAGCCATTCTAATTACCTATCCCAAACTACCTTCTTTGGAAGCAGTCCAACACTACCAACCCAAAATGCCGCTTACTGTGTATTCATCTGACGGCGAGGTTATTGGTGTTTATGGCGAAGAAAGAAGGTCATTTACCAAAATTACCGACTTCCCGACGGTATTAAAAAACGCTGTCATCGCAGCAGAAGATAAGCGCTTCTATGACCATTGGGGTGTGGATACTATTGGTGTGGTGCGTGCTGCCATCAGCAACATGACTGGTGGAGTTCAATCCGGTGCCAGTACAATAACCCAACAAGTTGCTCGTAACTTTTATCTAAGTAATGAGCGCACCTTTACACGTAAATTCAATGAAGCTTTATTGGCCTATAAGATTGAAAAATCTTTAACTAAAGATCAAATTTTAGAACTGTATTTCAATCAGATTTATTTAGGTCAACGCGCTTATGGTTTTGCCGCTGCTTCTCAAATTTATTTTAATAAAGATGCGCGAGATTTAACTTTGGCTGAGGCTACAATTTTAGCCGGCCTGCCTAAAGCGCCATCAACCTTCAACCCTATTGTTAACCCAGAACGTGCAAAATTACGTCAGAAATATATTCTGAACAATATGGTCGAAGAAAAGATGATCACTCCGCAAGAACGTGATCAAGCTCTCACAGAAGAGCTGACTTACAAACGTTATACGCAAAAAATTGATCAAAGTGCACTTTATGTAGCCGAAATGGTTAGGCAGGAACTATATGAAAAATATGGAGAAGAAGCCTACACTCAAGGCTTTAAAGTCTATACAACGGTCAGCACAGCAAATCAACGTGTAGCAACTGAGGCCTTGCGAAAAACATTACGCGGATTTGATAGAGGCAGCAGCTATCGTGGTGCTGAAAACTATCTGGATCTAAGCAAAACTGATAATGTAGAAGAAACCATCGGGCAATACCTTTCTACACTATATACAGTTGATAGTATGGTTCCGGCGGTTGTTTTAAATACATCAAAAAAAGGTGTTGAAATACAACTTCCAAACGGCAATCAAACCACCTTAAGTTCTTCTGAATTAGGCTTTGCTGCAAGAGCCGTTAATAACCAGAAAATGGGAGATCGGCAAATTCGAAAAGGTGCCGTTATCAGAGTGAAGCAAAATGGTAAGCAATGGCGTGTCGCTCAAGAGCCTTTATTACAAGGAGCACTGGTTTCCTTAGATGCCAAGACAGGTGCAGTTCGGGCTTTAGTGGGTGGTTATGACTTTCACAGCAAAACATTTAACCGCGCCACTCAGGCTCAACGCCAACCAGGCTCATCATTCAAACCTTTTGTTTATTCCGCTGGGTTAGCAAAAGGTATGACGATGGCTACTGTTATAAATGATGCACCACTTTCCTTACCTGGACAGGGACGAAATGGTAGAGCGTGGAATCCTAAAAATTCAGACGGCCGCTACTCTGGATTCATTACTTTGAAGCAGGCTTTAACTGCCTCAAAAAATATGGTTTCCATACGCATTTTAATGGCCATCGGCACAGACTATGCAAAAGAATATATTCAGCGTTTTGGCTTCAAGCCGTCTGAAATACCCGCCGGTCTTTCTATGGCACTCGGCACAGGTGAAACAACACCTTTGAAAATGGCTGAAGGCTATACTGTTTTTGCCAATGGCGGATATAAAGTATCTTCTTACGTTATCGATCGTATTTATGACGGTAGAGGACGCCTGAGAGCACAAATGCGCCCCTTAGTGGCAGGTGAGAATGCGCCACAAGCCATTGATCCTCGTAACGCTTATATCATGTACAAAATGATGCAGGATGTTGTGCGCCTAGGAACGGCCACCCGTGCCCGTGCACTAGGGCGTTCCGACATCGCGGGTAAGACAGGAACAACCAATGATAATAAGGATGCTTGGTTTGTCGGTTTTAACCCTGATATTGTTACGGCTGTATATATCGGCTATGACAAACCTCACAGCATGGGCCGAGCCGGTTATGGTGGCACAATCGCATTGCCAGTATGGGTTGAATATATGAGATTTGCTTTAAAAGGTATACCAGTAAAAGGTATGAAAGCTCCAGAGGGAATGGTTAGCCGTAATGGTTATTACTTCCTCAAAGAGCAACAAACAACCAATCCTGATTTACCATTAGATAACCGTTCTAGCAGACCGGTTAGAAACGAAGAGCAGGATGCAAATACAGAGCCTAAAAAACAAGCAAATGCAGTATCACCAGAAGAATATAAGCCTATAGAAAAACCACTTGAGCCTTTAAACAGCAAAGGCAACACTGGTGGTAATAATAGGCCAGAACCTCTTGCCCCTGGTAATTCTCAACTGGACTCACTATTTTAA
- the rfaQ gene encoding putative lipopolysaccharide heptosyltransferase III, with product MSIVKKNKQFLIIKLQHHGDVLLTTPLIDKIKHTYPDSHIDMLVYKETADILHDNHRIRQIFTIDRQWKKAGIYTQLKHEYELFSKLKVHRYDWIFNLSDQWRAAAIAKLCGLQSVGFKYAKRNNALWRFCHNELYEELGPEHHIVENHLTVLCPLDLQDDYVPCVNMEIDPATRKELHHKLYERGWQGEEYILIHPGSRWIFKCWDNDKTTELLQRLLDAGYNIVVTAAPDAVEQAMLAEITGRLKIPQQVKLWQLSGVLNLRELAAAIDGAKLFIGVDSVPMHMAAALDKPQIALFGPSWVSRWRPYSDKATVIWAGDFGDLPHPDSINTADSKRWLSKIPVDAVWYAVKERLMLTN from the coding sequence ATGAGTATAGTTAAAAAAAATAAGCAATTTTTAATTATTAAATTACAACATCATGGTGATGTATTATTGACGACACCTTTGATCGATAAAATTAAACATACTTATCCAGATAGCCATATTGATATGTTGGTGTATAAGGAAACGGCTGATATTCTTCATGACAACCATAGGATAAGACAGATTTTTACGATTGATCGTCAATGGAAAAAAGCCGGCATATATACACAGCTAAAACATGAGTATGAGTTATTTTCCAAATTAAAAGTACACCGTTATGATTGGATATTTAATCTTTCAGATCAATGGAGGGCTGCTGCTATAGCAAAATTATGTGGTTTGCAAAGCGTTGGCTTTAAATATGCTAAGCGCAATAATGCATTATGGCGGTTTTGTCATAATGAACTATATGAAGAATTAGGGCCTGAGCATCATATTGTAGAAAATCATCTTACTGTTTTATGTCCATTAGATTTGCAAGATGACTATGTACCGTGTGTGAACATGGAAATTGACCCGGCAACTCGAAAAGAATTACATCATAAATTATATGAGCGTGGTTGGCAGGGTGAAGAATATATATTGATACATCCTGGGTCGCGGTGGATATTTAAATGTTGGGATAATGATAAAACTACTGAGCTTTTACAACGGCTACTTGATGCTGGTTATAACATTGTTGTCACTGCTGCCCCTGATGCTGTAGAGCAGGCAATGTTAGCTGAAATAACAGGCCGTCTGAAAATACCGCAACAAGTTAAGCTGTGGCAGCTATCCGGTGTGCTTAATCTGCGTGAACTGGCGGCAGCTATAGATGGTGCAAAATTGTTTATAGGTGTCGATTCAGTACCAATGCATATGGCGGCAGCACTTGATAAGCCTCAAATAGCTTTATTTGGTCCTAGTTGGGTTAGTCGTTGGCGGCCATATTCCGATAAGGCTACCGTGATATGGGCGGGTGATTTTGGTGATTTGCCTCATCCAGATAGTATTAATACAGCAGATAGCAAACGCTGGTTAAGTAAGATTCCTGTTGATGCCGTATGGTACGCGGTAAAAGAGAGGCTGATGTTAACAAACTGA
- a CDS encoding lysophospholipid acyltransferase family protein, with protein MNKLVNLIFRMLSVLPLPFLHSIGRCLGSLNFYLSAKNSNLIRNHLNTAGLTADDAVIKEILQETAKSGLELPVAFFRKPEDIAALFHQVYGWEHIQTALNNKEGLLLVTPHIGSYDLAGRYISHYLPFPLTAMYKPPKIKAFDKVMQAGRVRGNGRTAPTNMQGVKQIIKALRSCEAVVLLPDHVPEPKEGGEGVWADFFGRPAYTMTLAAKLAQVKGVRTLFFCAERLQKGKGFILHIEPLQGELTGDKAHDAKVINENVEYWIKRFPKQYLFAYNRYKHPAGAPFPPSEAV; from the coding sequence GTGAATAAGTTGGTTAATCTTATTTTTCGGATGTTGTCGGTATTGCCGTTACCTTTTTTACACTCTATAGGCAGGTGTCTTGGGAGTCTTAATTTTTATCTATCAGCAAAAAATAGCAATTTGATACGTAATCATTTAAATACTGCGGGTCTTACGGCTGATGATGCAGTGATTAAGGAAATATTGCAGGAAACAGCCAAAAGTGGGTTAGAGTTGCCGGTAGCTTTTTTTAGGAAGCCTGAAGATATTGCGGCACTGTTTCATCAAGTTTATGGTTGGGAACATATTCAGACGGCCTTAAATAATAAGGAAGGCTTATTATTGGTTACTCCTCATATTGGTAGCTATGATCTCGCTGGTCGGTATATCAGCCATTATTTACCATTTCCATTAACTGCTATGTATAAACCGCCTAAAATTAAGGCGTTTGATAAAGTTATGCAGGCTGGGCGCGTACGTGGCAATGGCAGGACAGCACCTACGAATATGCAAGGGGTGAAGCAAATTATTAAAGCACTTCGTTCTTGTGAGGCAGTTGTTTTGTTACCTGATCATGTTCCGGAACCGAAAGAAGGAGGTGAGGGCGTATGGGCAGATTTTTTTGGGCGGCCGGCATATACCATGACTTTGGCTGCCAAATTGGCGCAAGTTAAAGGTGTTCGTACATTATTTTTTTGTGCAGAGAGGCTGCAGAAAGGGAAAGGTTTCATTTTGCATATAGAACCATTGCAGGGAGAGTTGACTGGTGATAAAGCACATGATGCAAAAGTGATTAATGAAAATGTGGAATATTGGATTAAGCGTTTTCCGAAACAATATCTATTTGCTTATAATCGTTATAAACATCCGGCAGGTGCACCTTTCCCACCTTCTGAAGCTGTCTGA
- a CDS encoding Fe(3+) ABC transporter substrate-binding protein, giving the protein MMKKTLAVSVALLLAAPVFAEELVVYSSRSDNLLRPVVEAYQKKTGVSVKLVNDKAGPLMEKLKAEGSNSPADVLITVDGGNLWQATQMGLLRPINSATLKSNIPANLRDPKNQWFGLSVRARTIFYNTNKVKPSELSTYADLADPKWKGRLCLRTSNNVYNQSLVGTMIANHGQVNTARIVKGWVNNLAVAPFPNDTAMMEAIGAGRCDVGIGNTYYYGRLMDKKPDLPVGIFFADQQGKGTHVNVSGAGVAKYSKNVPQAQKFIEWLSGSEAQNLFADLNHEYPANPKINPDPKVAKWGKFKQDLINVSVAGSNQQKAVMLMKRAGYK; this is encoded by the coding sequence ATGATGAAAAAAACCTTGGCCGTTTCAGTTGCATTATTGCTAGCGGCTCCTGTATTTGCTGAAGAGTTAGTTGTTTACTCTTCTCGCTCTGATAATCTTTTACGTCCGGTTGTTGAGGCTTATCAGAAAAAAACAGGTGTATCCGTTAAGTTGGTGAATGATAAAGCCGGTCCTCTAATGGAAAAACTTAAAGCAGAAGGTAGTAATAGCCCAGCCGATGTATTGATTACTGTTGATGGTGGTAATTTATGGCAAGCTACTCAAATGGGTTTGTTGAGACCAATAAATTCCGCAACATTAAAGAGTAATATTCCCGCTAATCTGCGGGATCCCAAAAATCAGTGGTTCGGTCTTTCTGTGAGAGCGCGTACTATTTTTTACAATACAAATAAAGTAAAACCCTCTGAGCTTTCTACATACGCTGATTTGGCCGATCCGAAATGGAAGGGGCGTTTGTGCTTGCGGACATCTAATAACGTTTATAACCAATCTTTAGTCGGTACAATGATTGCTAACCATGGTCAGGTAAATACTGCCCGAATTGTTAAAGGCTGGGTGAATAATTTAGCAGTCGCTCCTTTCCCTAATGATACTGCTATGATGGAAGCTATTGGTGCAGGTCGTTGTGATGTAGGTATCGGCAACACATATTATTACGGACGCTTGATGGATAAAAAACCTGATTTACCTGTTGGTATTTTCTTTGCTGATCAGCAAGGAAAAGGTACTCATGTAAATGTATCTGGTGCAGGCGTTGCGAAATACTCGAAAAATGTACCACAAGCTCAAAAATTTATTGAGTGGTTGAGTGGTAGTGAAGCACAAAATTTATTTGCTGATTTAAACCATGAATATCCTGCTAACCCCAAAATTAATCCTGATCCCAAAGTGGCAAAATGGGGTAAATTTAAACAAGATCTTATTAATGTATCAGTTGCCGGTAGTAATCAGCAAAAAGCTGTGATGCTCATGAAGCGGGCAGGGTATAAATAA
- a CDS encoding right-handed parallel beta-helix repeat-containing protein: MKTYTPRTHSKYGKYIDIDDFKNPSNTYDQAIQEALATAHKEKAALYLHGTINIKQVIEINQSNKNVTGIFGDGMGQTKILFTHKQNGVHNYISNDTPPEKAGIWIDNQNGKFISDLSIQYKHTHHDDFYRAKQSYFGKINGIVVNNADHTLISKVEVSGANRAGVLFTSTDAISSGAKAALINGKINANQLPTGDNNKIVDSYLHHNRVAGVMVAYQKMFTAENNKLAWNGHHHDGGTGYGFATQAGSYNNGIVVIKNTTDHNYRKGIDSHDANNLIIKGNTLNGDRMFGIAVENRQFSMDKVTIQHNKVIHDPKFNILKDDDYGVLNDASLYAGFRAIRLENKAQPWQIFHNPKSGRFMISDNIIDNLTDNMGQTRAIEVRNNEKDVSYLLSINNNTIKGSSADNLISIFGNPDNPDTPYTEKGPGSGHIRILNNTMNIGSTHAPPIYIEEQNTNKQLHGKIVIEQNKLTVQDSNSSTGGISISSNAETILASHNTFDLGGKINRPVIRVEGDAHGKSLFHFVDNILRTDSSYTFENGDWLIHHNTRGNIHGNTHNSAIGIVGDNGTTIADILKAYKAANTPSAGKAFSPADDNEFVIDYSQEDKSDHSMPPASQPNIYDIGTTKIKMDTDLTEKVILHNEGVSRLNSSETLENEDMETASQSHPLSDLLDSHSNSLNINQLNSDNDHQEYVPGHVDARYISTELPNNSYIATEDPLGTIL; this comes from the coding sequence ATGAAAACATATACACCAAGAACACACAGTAAATATGGAAAATATATAGATATTGATGACTTTAAAAACCCATCCAATACTTATGATCAAGCCATACAAGAAGCCTTAGCCACTGCTCACAAAGAAAAAGCCGCACTCTATCTTCATGGCACAATAAATATTAAGCAAGTGATTGAAATCAATCAATCAAATAAAAATGTTACTGGAATTTTTGGCGATGGCATGGGACAAACAAAAATCTTGTTTACCCATAAACAAAATGGTGTACATAACTATATCAGTAATGATACTCCACCCGAGAAAGCAGGCATCTGGATAGACAACCAAAATGGTAAATTTATTAGCGACCTCTCTATCCAATACAAACATACCCATCATGATGATTTCTATCGTGCCAAACAAAGCTATTTCGGCAAAATCAATGGCATCGTCGTCAACAACGCAGACCATACACTCATTAGCAAAGTAGAAGTATCTGGTGCCAACCGTGCTGGTGTTTTATTCACTTCTACCGATGCCATTTCCAGTGGAGCCAAAGCAGCTTTAATCAATGGCAAAATTAATGCCAATCAATTACCAACCGGAGACAATAATAAGATAGTTGACAGCTATTTACATCACAACCGTGTTGCAGGTGTAATGGTTGCCTATCAAAAAATGTTTACTGCAGAAAATAATAAACTAGCTTGGAATGGACATCATCATGACGGGGGAACAGGCTATGGATTTGCTACACAGGCCGGCAGTTATAACAACGGTATTGTTGTGATTAAAAATACAACTGATCACAATTATAGAAAAGGGATTGATTCACACGATGCTAATAATCTTATTATTAAGGGAAACACCTTAAATGGTGACCGAATGTTTGGTATAGCAGTAGAAAACCGACAATTCAGCATGGACAAGGTTACAATTCAGCACAATAAAGTCATACACGATCCCAAATTTAATATTTTAAAAGATGATGACTACGGAGTGTTAAATGATGCCAGTTTATATGCTGGATTCCGTGCCATTAGACTAGAAAATAAAGCTCAACCATGGCAAATATTTCATAACCCTAAATCCGGTAGGTTTATGATAAGTGACAATATTATTGACAACTTAACCGACAACATGGGGCAAACTAGGGCTATTGAGGTACGTAATAACGAAAAAGATGTTAGCTACCTGCTTAGCATTAATAACAACACGATAAAAGGTAGTTCGGCAGACAATTTAATCAGTATATTCGGCAATCCAGACAATCCTGATACACCCTACACAGAAAAAGGCCCAGGTTCCGGTCATATCCGCATACTCAATAATACAATGAATATTGGTAGCACTCATGCACCACCGATTTATATTGAAGAACAAAATACCAATAAGCAGCTACATGGTAAAATTGTTATTGAGCAAAATAAATTAACCGTACAAGATTCGAATAGTTCTACAGGGGGTATATCCATATCAAGTAACGCGGAAACCATATTAGCCTCTCATAATACCTTCGACTTAGGTGGGAAAATAAACCGACCTGTTATTCGTGTTGAAGGTGATGCGCATGGGAAAAGCCTGTTTCATTTTGTAGATAATATTCTACGCACCGATAGCAGCTATACTTTTGAAAATGGTGACTGGCTGATACATCATAATACACGTGGCAACATACATGGTAATACGCATAACTCGGCTATCGGCATTGTTGGTGATAACGGAACAACTATAGCTGATATTTTAAAAGCATATAAGGCGGCCAATACACCCAGTGCAGGAAAGGCATTTAGTCCGGCAGACGACAATGAATTTGTCATAGATTATTCCCAAGAAGATAAAAGTGACCACTCCATGCCCCCTGCTAGTCAACCAAATATATATGACATTGGCACTACTAAAATTAAAATGGATACAGACTTAACTGAAAAAGTCATCCTTCACAACGAAGGAGTATCTAGGCTAAATAGTTCCGAAACATTAGAAAATGAAGATATGGAGACAGCATCTCAATCCCATCCACTTTCTGATTTATTAGATAGTCATAGCAACTCTTTAAATATCAATCAGCTAAACTCTGACAATGACCACCAAGAGTATGTACCGGGACATGTAGATGCGCGTTATATATCCACTGAGCTTCCTAATAATTCTTATATCGCAACAGAAGACCCTTTAGGAACAATTTTATAA